One part of the uncultured Bacteroides sp. genome encodes these proteins:
- a CDS encoding DinB family protein — protein MDFTSTTTGITQVLKEWEPTLEKLSTEVITKRRNRQNRNIKQILGHLIDSASNNHQRMVRLQYHKELVFPDYRQDNDLWIAIQNYEKSDWKNLIQLWKFYNLHIIQVINEADSSALQNFWTDFEGTKVTLEDMISGYLDHLHLHMNEIDELIKSK, from the coding sequence ATGGATTTTACATCAACAACTACAGGCATTACTCAGGTTCTTAAGGAATGGGAACCGACATTAGAGAAATTATCTACAGAGGTTATTACTAAAAGAAGAAACAGACAAAACAGAAACATTAAACAAATATTAGGTCATCTCATAGATTCCGCCTCCAATAACCACCAGCGCATGGTACGACTTCAATACCACAAAGAGCTTGTTTTCCCTGACTACAGGCAGGACAATGACCTATGGATCGCCATTCAGAATTACGAGAAATCAGATTGGAAGAATCTTATTCAGCTATGGAAATTCTACAATCTGCATATAATTCAGGTGATAAACGAAGCTGATTCTTCGGCATTGCAGAACTTCTGGACAGATTTCGAAGGAACCAAAGTAACATTAGAGGATATGATATCAGGTTATCTTGATCATCTGCACCTGCATATGAATGAAATTGACGAATTAATTAAATCAAAATAA
- a CDS encoding MATE family efflux transporter gives MSVKNNPHILGTESIGKLLLQYSIPAIIGMTVTSLYNIIDSIFIGHGVGAIAISGLAISFPLMNLVIAFCTLVGTGGATISSIRLGQKDLAGATEVLGTVLMLCIINSVLFGGLFLLFLDPILIFFGASATTLPYARDFMQVILWGTPISYTMISLNNVMRATGYPKKAMLSSMITVVANIIIAPIFIFHFQWGIRGAALATIISQTIGMVWVLHHFMNKENYVHFQKGFHIVRIRIVKNIFSIGMAPFLMNVCACGIVIVINNILQKSGGDMAIGAYGIINRVLMLFVMIIMGLTMGMQPIVGYNYGANLQNRVTRTLKLGIISGVSINMIGFIACVFFPNTISSMFTSEQTLIHIAAIGLRISVLAFPFVGSQIVISNFFQSIGQAKISIFMSLSRQLLYLLPCLLFFPQLFGTTGVWWSMVTSDFLAFVTAIFILFYHFRRVAKNQQPVV, from the coding sequence ATGTCTGTTAAGAACAACCCTCACATTCTCGGAACCGAGAGCATTGGTAAATTATTGCTTCAGTATTCAATCCCCGCTATTATAGGGATGACGGTAACTTCATTGTATAACATTATAGATAGTATATTCATTGGCCACGGCGTGGGTGCAATAGCTATCTCAGGGCTTGCCATATCCTTCCCGCTGATGAACCTTGTTATTGCGTTCTGTACGTTAGTGGGAACCGGAGGAGCAACCATCTCTTCCATTCGTCTTGGGCAGAAAGATCTTGCCGGAGCCACAGAGGTACTGGGAACTGTACTTATGCTTTGCATTATTAACTCCGTTCTTTTCGGCGGACTGTTCCTTTTATTCCTGGACCCAATTCTTATCTTCTTCGGGGCAAGTGCAACGACACTGCCTTATGCGCGTGACTTTATGCAGGTAATCCTCTGGGGTACACCAATATCATACACAATGATAAGTCTGAATAACGTAATGCGCGCCACCGGTTATCCAAAGAAAGCCATGCTTTCGTCCATGATTACCGTTGTTGCTAATATAATCATAGCTCCCATCTTTATTTTCCATTTCCAATGGGGAATTCGTGGTGCTGCTTTGGCCACCATCATCTCGCAAACCATCGGTATGGTATGGGTGCTTCACCATTTTATGAACAAAGAAAACTATGTTCACTTCCAGAAAGGCTTTCACATAGTAAGAATCCGGATTGTGAAGAATATCTTTTCCATTGGTATGGCTCCGTTCCTGATGAATGTATGCGCATGCGGAATAGTTATCGTGATAAATAATATCCTGCAAAAAAGTGGCGGCGATATGGCAATTGGTGCGTATGGCATTATAAACCGCGTACTTATGCTTTTCGTGATGATTATTATGGGACTCACCATGGGTATGCAACCAATCGTTGGATATAATTATGGAGCCAATCTACAAAATAGAGTAACACGTACATTAAAGTTGGGCATTATTTCGGGAGTATCCATCAATATGATAGGTTTCATCGCCTGTGTATTCTTCCCCAACACCATATCTTCCATGTTTACAAGCGAACAGACACTGATACATATTGCTGCAATCGGTTTGCGTATCTCTGTACTGGCATTCCCATTCGTGGGAAGTCAGATTGTAATATCCAACTTTTTCCAGAGTATAGGACAGGCAAAAATAAGCATATTTATGTCGCTTTCAAGACAACTCCTTTACTTGCTTCCCTGTCTGCTGTTTTTTCCTCAGCTGTTTGGAACTACCGGAGTGTGGTGGAGTATGGTAACATCAGATTTTCTGGCATTCGTTACAGCCATATTTATATTGTTTTATCATTTCAGGAGAGTAGCAAAAAATCAGCAGCCCGTAGTCTAG
- a CDS encoding pyridoxamine 5'-phosphate oxidase family protein: MFAEIRRKEREMDSQQAKEVLESGSYGILSMCGQNNYGYGVPLNYVFEENHIYFHCATEGEKLRSLKENNKVSFCVVQNAEVVAEKFTTNYKSSMAFGKASFVSSEEEIRYAMMLLLKKYSPEHMETGEKYINQAITRIQVIKIDIEHISGKFH; the protein is encoded by the coding sequence ATGTTTGCAGAAATAAGAAGAAAAGAAAGAGAAATGGATTCTCAACAAGCTAAAGAAGTTCTTGAAAGTGGATCATACGGTATTTTATCTATGTGCGGGCAAAACAATTACGGTTATGGCGTACCACTAAACTATGTTTTTGAAGAAAACCACATTTATTTCCATTGTGCCACAGAAGGAGAAAAACTTCGTAGCCTAAAAGAAAATAATAAAGTAAGCTTTTGTGTAGTTCAGAATGCCGAAGTTGTTGCTGAGAAATTCACTACAAATTACAAAAGCAGCATGGCATTTGGTAAAGCAAGCTTTGTAAGCTCAGAAGAAGAAATTCGTTACGCAATGATGTTATTATTGAAAAAATACTCTCCAGAGCACATGGAAACCGGGGAAAAATATATCAATCAGGCAATTACACGAATTCAGGTGATAAAGATAGATATAGAACATATATCCGGTAAGTTTCATTGA
- the panB gene encoding 3-methyl-2-oxobutanoate hydroxymethyltransferase, producing the protein MAGYINEDTRKVTTHRLIEMKQKGEKISMLTAYDYTMAQIVDGAGMDVILVGDSASNTMAGNVTTLPITLDQMIYHGKSVVRGVKRAMVVVDMPFGSYQGNSFEGLASAIRIMKESHADALKLEGGEEILESVQKILSAGIPIMGHLGLMPQSINKYGTYTVRAKDDFEAEKLVRDAHLLEEAGCFALVLEKIPATLAERVAKELTIPVIGIGAGGKVDGQVLVIQDMLGMSKGFSPKFLRRYADLHTIMTDAIGQYVADVKSTDFPNEKEQY; encoded by the coding sequence ATGGCTGGATATATTAATGAAGATACCAGAAAGGTGACAACTCACCGTCTGATTGAAATGAAGCAAAAAGGAGAGAAAATTTCAATGCTTACTGCTTATGACTACACTATGGCTCAGATTGTTGACGGTGCAGGAATGGATGTAATTTTGGTTGGAGACTCCGCTTCAAATACTATGGCCGGTAATGTAACCACTTTACCTATTACATTAGATCAGATGATATACCATGGTAAATCAGTGGTTCGTGGCGTAAAACGTGCTATGGTTGTTGTCGATATGCCTTTTGGCTCTTATCAAGGTAACTCTTTTGAAGGACTTGCTTCGGCAATTCGTATAATGAAAGAGTCTCATGCCGATGCTTTAAAGCTTGAAGGTGGTGAAGAAATTCTTGAATCTGTACAAAAAATCCTTTCTGCTGGTATTCCTATTATGGGACACTTGGGATTGATGCCTCAATCCATTAATAAATACGGTACATATACAGTTCGTGCCAAGGATGATTTCGAAGCCGAAAAACTGGTTCGTGATGCTCACTTACTGGAAGAAGCCGGATGCTTCGCTTTGGTTCTTGAAAAGATTCCTGCTACACTGGCAGAACGAGTAGCTAAGGAACTGACTATTCCTGTAATAGGTATCGGTGCCGGTGGTAAAGTTGATGGTCAGGTACTTGTAATTCAGGATATGCTGGGAATGAGCAAAGGATTCAGTCCTAAGTTCCTTCGTCGCTATGCCGATCTTCATACAATAATGACCGATGCTATCGGACAATACGTGGCAGACGTAAAGAGCACTGATTTCCCTAACGAAAAAGAACAATACTAA
- the hcp gene encoding hydroxylamine reductase, with translation MSMFCFQCQEASKGTGCTLSGVCGKTPEVANMQDLLLFVVRGVAVYNQELRKAGTPSSEADKFVFDGLFMTITNANFDKQAIIEKIKSGLALKKELAKQVSLPNPPDECTWDGNESEFEEKSKTVGVLRNQDEDIRSLKELVHYGIKGMAAYVEHAWNLDNENADLFAFMQHALAEITRNDISANELIALTLETGKYGVSAMAQLDAANTGHYGNPELSEVNIGVGKNPGILISGHDLKDLEELLQQTEGTGIDVYTHSEMLPAHYYPELKKYKHLVGNYGNAWWKQKEEFETFNGPVLFTTNCIVPPTKNATYKDRIYTTGASGLEGATHIPARVNGQPKDFSAIIAHAKTCQPPTEIESGKIVGGFAHAQVLALADKVVDAVKSGAISKFFVMAGCDGRMKSRSYYTEFAEKLPKDTVILTAGCAKYRYNKLPLGDINGIPRVLDAGQCNDSYSLAVIALKLKEVFELEDINDLPIIYNIAWYEQKAVIVLLALLHLGVKKIHLGPTLPAFLSPNVTKVLVENFGIGGISTADEDIAAFLA, from the coding sequence ATGAGTATGTTCTGTTTTCAATGTCAGGAAGCTTCAAAAGGTACCGGGTGTACTTTGAGTGGTGTTTGTGGAAAAACTCCCGAAGTAGCTAATATGCAAGACCTTCTTTTGTTTGTAGTACGTGGTGTTGCGGTTTACAATCAGGAATTGCGCAAGGCTGGCACTCCGTCTTCTGAAGCTGATAAGTTTGTATTCGACGGATTGTTTATGACCATTACCAATGCAAACTTCGACAAGCAGGCTATTATAGAAAAAATAAAGAGCGGACTTGCTTTAAAGAAAGAGCTTGCTAAGCAGGTTTCTCTTCCAAATCCTCCGGATGAATGTACATGGGATGGTAACGAAAGTGAATTCGAAGAAAAATCTAAGACTGTAGGTGTACTTCGTAATCAGGATGAAGACATCCGTTCTCTGAAAGAACTTGTACATTATGGTATTAAAGGTATGGCTGCTTACGTGGAACATGCCTGGAATCTGGACAATGAAAATGCAGACCTCTTTGCATTTATGCAACACGCCCTTGCAGAAATCACAAGAAACGACATCAGCGCAAACGAGTTAATCGCATTAACTCTGGAAACAGGTAAATATGGTGTTAGCGCTATGGCACAACTTGATGCAGCCAACACCGGCCATTACGGAAATCCGGAATTATCTGAAGTAAACATCGGCGTAGGCAAAAATCCTGGTATCCTTATCAGCGGACACGACCTCAAAGATCTTGAAGAACTTCTTCAACAAACTGAAGGAACTGGTATTGATGTGTACACTCACAGCGAAATGCTTCCTGCACACTACTATCCTGAATTGAAGAAATACAAGCACCTTGTAGGTAACTATGGTAATGCATGGTGGAAACAAAAAGAAGAATTCGAAACATTTAACGGTCCGGTACTCTTTACAACTAACTGTATTGTACCTCCTACTAAGAATGCTACATACAAAGACCGTATCTACACAACAGGAGCCAGCGGCCTTGAAGGAGCTACTCACATTCCGGCACGTGTAAATGGTCAGCCAAAAGATTTCTCTGCAATTATTGCACACGCTAAAACTTGTCAGCCACCTACAGAAATTGAGAGTGGAAAAATTGTGGGCGGATTTGCACACGCTCAGGTTCTTGCTTTGGCAGATAAAGTTGTGGATGCCGTTAAGAGTGGAGCTATCAGCAAATTCTTTGTAATGGCAGGTTGCGACGGAAGAATGAAGAGCCGCAGCTACTATACTGAGTTTGCAGAAAAATTGCCTAAAGATACAGTGATACTTACTGCCGGTTGTGCTAAGTATCGTTATAATAAACTTCCTTTGGGTGATATCAACGGAATTCCTCGCGTACTAGATGCCGGACAATGTAACGACAGTTACTCATTGGCTGTAATCGCACTGAAACTGAAAGAAGTATTTGAACTTGAAGATATAAATGATCTTCCTATCATCTACAACATCGCATGGTACGAACAGAAGGCAGTTATCGTATTGCTTGCACTGCTTCATTTGGGAGTGAAAAAGATTCACCTTGGTCCTACTCTTCCTGCATTCCTTTCTCCAAACGTAACAAAAGTATTGGTAGAAAACTTTGGAATAGGTGGAATAAGCACTGCTGATGAAGATATCGCAGCATTCCTTGCATAA
- a CDS encoding HAD family phosphatase — MKESKTIAALFDFDGVVMDTETQYSIFWGEQGRKYRPDLPNFDRIIKGQTLVQIYDKYFEGMEKEKEQISKDLLLFEENMVYDYIPGVLDFIEDLKKNDVKMAVVTSSDIKKMENVYRAHPEVLDIFDSIVTADLFKQSKPNPECFLLGAEILGSTPDNSFVFEDSFHGLQAGNAAGSTVIGLATTNPREAIQDKADYVIDDFKGFTFDKLMSVRG; from the coding sequence ATGAAAGAAAGTAAAACGATTGCAGCTCTTTTTGATTTTGATGGTGTAGTAATGGACACAGAAACTCAGTATAGTATATTCTGGGGTGAGCAGGGACGTAAATATCGTCCGGATCTTCCTAACTTCGATCGAATCATTAAAGGACAAACATTGGTTCAGATTTATGATAAGTATTTCGAAGGCATGGAGAAAGAAAAGGAACAGATAAGCAAAGACTTGTTGCTTTTTGAAGAAAACATGGTATACGACTATATTCCCGGAGTACTCGATTTTATTGAAGATCTGAAGAAGAATGATGTTAAGATGGCAGTTGTAACCAGTTCGGATATCAAGAAGATGGAGAATGTGTATCGTGCTCATCCTGAAGTTTTGGATATTTTCGATTCAATAGTTACTGCAGATCTCTTTAAACAATCCAAACCAAATCCCGAATGTTTCCTTTTAGGTGCCGAGATTTTAGGATCTACTCCCGATAACAGTTTTGTGTTCGAGGATTCTTTCCATGGCCTTCAGGCAGGAAATGCTGCCGGATCAACAGTTATCGGACTTGCAACTACAAATCCTCGTGAGGCAATTCAGGATAAAGCCGATTATGTAATTGATGATTTTAAAGGTTTCACCTTCGATAAATTAATGTCCGTAAGAGGATAA
- a CDS encoding AMP-binding protein yields the protein MKQQDCFIKYIEQSIIKNWDSNALTDYNGETFQYKDVARKIAKIHLLFEEAGIKKGDKVAVCGRNSSFWAVAVLATITYGAVAVPVLHEFKADNIHNIVNHSEARFMFVGDQVWENLNEELMPNLEGIIVLNTFELVVSRSEKLSYAHEHLNALYGKKYPCNFRPHDISYRKDSPEELAVINYTSGTTGFSKGVMLPYRSLTSNVEYCWEKHPIGPGDNLVGILPMGHIFGMVYDFLYGICAGAHVYYLTRMPSPKIIAQSFSEIKPKLISCVPLIVEKIIKKNILPRFDNRVNKILLQVPIVNEKLKASIRQEAMDAFGGNFDEIIIGGAPLNGGIESLLRTINFPYTIAYGMTECAPIIASSHWSELKQKCCGKAASRMEVAVASENPESTPGELICKGENMMLGYYKNEEATKGVIDENGWLHTGDMAVMDKEGNISIKGRCKNLLMNASGQNIYPEEIESVLNNMPYVSESIIVMQNEKLVALIYPDYDDAFANGLSNEDIEKAMETNRASLNQQLPSYSQISKVKLHPEEFEKTAKKSIKRFMYQDIQG from the coding sequence ATGAAACAACAAGACTGCTTTATAAAATATATAGAGCAAAGCATTATAAAAAACTGGGATTCAAATGCCCTGACTGACTATAACGGAGAGACTTTTCAATATAAAGACGTAGCAAGAAAAATAGCAAAAATTCATCTTCTATTTGAAGAAGCTGGTATAAAAAAGGGAGATAAAGTTGCCGTATGCGGTAGAAACAGTTCCTTTTGGGCTGTGGCCGTACTGGCAACAATTACTTATGGAGCTGTAGCCGTACCAGTTCTTCACGAATTCAAAGCAGACAATATACACAATATAGTTAACCATTCCGAAGCTCGCTTTATGTTTGTGGGAGATCAGGTATGGGAAAACCTGAATGAGGAGCTTATGCCTAATCTGGAAGGTATTATCGTGCTCAACACATTTGAACTTGTTGTTTCACGCTCTGAGAAGTTAAGCTATGCTCACGAACATCTTAATGCCCTTTACGGCAAAAAATACCCGTGCAATTTCCGTCCACACGATATATCTTATCGAAAAGACAGTCCCGAAGAGCTTGCTGTAATCAATTATACATCAGGTACTACGGGTTTCTCTAAGGGAGTAATGCTGCCATATCGTAGTCTTACCTCAAACGTGGAGTATTGCTGGGAAAAGCACCCGATTGGTCCGGGAGATAATTTGGTAGGAATTCTGCCAATGGGACATATTTTCGGAATGGTATACGATTTCCTGTATGGTATTTGTGCCGGAGCGCACGTTTACTACCTTACCCGCATGCCTTCACCTAAGATTATTGCACAATCATTCTCGGAAATAAAACCAAAACTAATTTCCTGTGTACCACTTATCGTAGAAAAGATCATAAAGAAAAACATTCTTCCAAGATTTGATAACAGAGTAAACAAAATCCTGCTTCAGGTGCCTATCGTAAATGAGAAGCTAAAAGCATCCATCAGACAGGAAGCTATGGATGCCTTTGGCGGTAACTTTGACGAAATAATCATTGGCGGTGCACCATTGAACGGAGGAATTGAATCTTTACTGAGAACAATTAATTTCCCATATACCATTGCATACGGTATGACGGAATGCGCTCCAATCATAGCATCCAGTCACTGGTCTGAATTAAAGCAAAAGTGTTGCGGAAAAGCTGCTTCGCGTATGGAAGTTGCCGTTGCATCGGAAAATCCGGAAAGCACTCCCGGCGAACTTATCTGCAAAGGTGAGAATATGATGCTGGGATATTATAAAAATGAAGAGGCTACAAAAGGTGTTATCGACGAGAACGGTTGGTTACACACAGGTGATATGGCTGTGATGGACAAAGAAGGAAACATTAGTATTAAGGGACGCTGCAAGAATCTACTTATGAATGCTTCCGGACAAAATATCTATCCTGAAGAAATTGAATCTGTACTTAATAATATGCCGTATGTTTCAGAATCAATTATTGTGATGCAAAATGAAAAGCTCGTGGCATTAATATATCCTGATTATGATGATGCTTTTGCCAACGGACTAAGCAACGAAGATATTGAAAAAGCGATGGAAACCAATCGTGCTTCATTGAATCAGCAGTTACCGAGTTATTCTCAGATAAGCAAAGTAAAATTGCATCCCGAAGAGTTTGAAAAAACAGCAAAGAAGAGCATCAAACGATTTATGTATCAGGATATTCAGGGATAA
- a CDS encoding Crp/Fnr family transcriptional regulator, with protein sequence MISILLENPLFRGTTPDELSRNFEGVNYQIKSFRKGDILAFQGDVCNKLVILLKGSVRGEMIDYSGKLIKIEDISAPRALAPLFLFGTENKFPVEVTANEEVEALFIPKESVLLLFQRNKRFLENYMNTSANYAKTLSDKLFFLSFKNIKQKLASYILRLSATADDKVVMDRSQQEMADYFGVSRPSLARELSHMQDEGLISVDRKHIRILKKEKLKELIR encoded by the coding sequence ATGATCAGCATCCTGTTAGAAAATCCGCTCTTTAGGGGAACTACTCCCGATGAACTCTCCCGAAATTTCGAGGGAGTGAATTATCAGATAAAGAGTTTCAGGAAAGGAGACATACTCGCCTTTCAGGGTGATGTGTGCAATAAGCTGGTCATTCTTCTGAAAGGAAGTGTACGCGGAGAGATGATTGATTACTCGGGTAAGCTGATAAAGATAGAAGATATCTCCGCCCCTCGTGCCCTTGCTCCTCTTTTTCTTTTCGGTACCGAAAATAAGTTTCCCGTGGAGGTTACTGCCAATGAAGAGGTAGAGGCTTTGTTTATTCCTAAAGAAAGTGTATTGTTGCTATTCCAACGCAACAAGCGTTTTCTGGAAAACTATATGAACACCTCGGCAAACTATGCCAAGACTCTTTCCGACAAGCTTTTCTTTCTATCCTTTAAGAACATAAAGCAAAAACTAGCATCTTATATTCTTCGTCTATCTGCTACCGCCGACGATAAAGTCGTTATGGACCGTTCACAACAGGAGATGGCCGATTACTTTGGTGTGTCTCGTCCGTCACTTGCCCGCGAACTTTCGCACATGCAAGATGAAGGACTTATATCCGTAGACCGAAAACATATCCGTATTCTTAAAAAGGAAAAACTGAAAGAGCTGATCCGATAA